The Kiritimatiellia bacterium genome includes a window with the following:
- a CDS encoding L-serine ammonia-lyase, translated as MIVETSVFDIFKIGIGPSSSHTMGPMRCAQLFLEALSKNGAPSRIRVRLHGSLGATGRGHATDRALARVLPADVFQPDRDIEWLPDTPNLPHPNTLDLIAQDAEGRTLLEQRYVSVGGGLVEQVMPDGSRVRDYPFVPARPVFRVSSAAEILQICAEKGLKWSDIQLANEALSREEVFAKLETIWKTMRECIQRGISTEGLLPGPLNVRRRAPAAYRRLLEQAGSSVPLRDPMELRVHAYALAVNEENAAGGTVVTAPTNGAAGVVPASFAACQDAYGFTSEQIARGLLTAALIAGLIKLHASLSGAEMGCQGEVGSASAMAAGGLTEMFGGTPAQVEMAAEIALEHHLGMTCDPVGGLVQIPCIERNVMGAVKALHAATLSLNSDGTHRISLDQAIAAMREIGLNMHARYKETAQGGLAKVLVDESHVKC; from the coding sequence GTGATCGTTGAAACCAGCGTCTTCGACATCTTCAAAATCGGGATTGGGCCATCGTCGTCCCATACGATGGGACCCATGCGCTGCGCTCAGCTTTTCCTCGAGGCGCTTTCGAAAAATGGCGCGCCGTCCAGAATCCGCGTTCGCCTGCACGGTTCACTAGGCGCGACAGGCCGAGGGCATGCCACCGACCGTGCGCTTGCCCGCGTGTTACCGGCGGATGTGTTTCAGCCGGATCGGGATATTGAATGGTTGCCGGATACTCCGAATCTGCCTCATCCGAATACGTTGGACCTCATCGCTCAAGACGCTGAAGGGCGTACCCTTCTGGAACAGCGCTATGTCTCCGTCGGCGGTGGGCTGGTTGAACAGGTGATGCCGGATGGATCGCGTGTCCGAGATTATCCGTTTGTGCCAGCGAGGCCAGTGTTCCGCGTGAGTTCCGCCGCGGAAATTTTGCAGATTTGCGCCGAAAAGGGATTGAAATGGTCGGACATTCAACTCGCGAATGAGGCGCTTTCTCGTGAAGAGGTTTTCGCGAAACTCGAGACTATCTGGAAAACCATGCGGGAGTGCATTCAGCGAGGCATTTCGACCGAGGGGCTCCTGCCGGGCCCGCTCAATGTGCGGCGGCGCGCGCCCGCCGCCTACCGGCGGTTACTTGAGCAGGCCGGGTCCTCGGTCCCGCTTCGTGATCCCATGGAATTGCGCGTGCACGCCTACGCGCTCGCCGTGAATGAAGAGAATGCGGCAGGCGGTACAGTCGTTACGGCGCCCACCAATGGCGCAGCGGGTGTTGTGCCCGCTTCCTTTGCGGCCTGCCAGGATGCCTATGGGTTCACCAGTGAACAAATCGCCCGGGGTCTCTTGACGGCGGCGCTGATCGCTGGGTTGATCAAACTCCACGCTTCGCTGTCCGGCGCCGAGATGGGTTGCCAGGGCGAGGTAGGCTCGGCCTCGGCCATGGCGGCAGGCGGCTTGACGGAAATGTTCGGCGGAACCCCGGCTCAGGTGGAAATGGCCGCCGAGATCGCGCTCGAACACCACCTCGGGATGACCTGCGACCCTGTAGGGGGCCTCGTCCAGATTCCGTGTATCGAACGAAATGTGATGGGCGCCGTAAAGGCCCTCCATGCGGCGACTTTGTCGCTGAATAGCGATGGCACTCACCGTATCTCGCTCGACCAGGCGATCGCGGCGATGCGCGAGATCGGCCTGAACATGCACGCGCGGTACAAGGAGACGGCTCAGGGCGGCCTTGCCAAGGTCCTCGTTGACGAGTCGCATGTGAAGTGCTGA
- a CDS encoding gamma-glutamyl-gamma-aminobutyrate hydrolase family protein (Members of this family of hydrolases with an active site Cys residue belong to MEROPS family C26.) has product MPSPTRRTIIIIDAVEWSPAYPNPHPLRNVGEWFARFLRGLPELEPVVVPAGEDVAEAVFRPSTAGVIISGSPRDAWARDRFNERLVDVILRCEQARIPFLGVCYGHQLLGVALGAKVGRDPAGVELGNTTIELTPEGRLDPLFEGVPLSFEAMESHQDSVQTMPAGATLLASGRQTPIQAFRYGDVLRGVQFHPEHDPDILRFIWEPRRQTWRDRCDFDIDERLSELRPTPEGPKILKNFANLCRKFSS; this is encoded by the coding sequence ATGCCGTCACCGACTCGACGCACCATCATCATTATTGATGCTGTCGAATGGTCACCTGCTTACCCGAACCCTCATCCGTTGCGCAATGTTGGAGAATGGTTTGCACGGTTTTTGCGCGGCCTGCCGGAACTCGAGCCGGTCGTCGTGCCCGCCGGAGAGGATGTGGCCGAGGCCGTATTCAGACCGAGCACGGCGGGCGTCATTATCAGCGGCTCGCCACGAGACGCTTGGGCGCGCGACCGCTTCAACGAGCGCTTGGTGGACGTGATTTTGCGTTGCGAACAGGCTCGAATTCCATTCTTGGGGGTCTGCTATGGTCACCAACTGCTCGGCGTCGCCCTCGGAGCAAAGGTCGGGCGCGATCCGGCCGGCGTCGAACTCGGAAACACCACCATCGAATTGACACCCGAGGGGCGGCTCGATCCATTATTCGAGGGCGTCCCCCTCTCATTTGAAGCCATGGAGAGCCATCAAGACTCGGTTCAAACAATGCCCGCGGGCGCAACGCTTCTTGCGAGCGGACGCCAAACTCCCATTCAGGCTTTCCGTTACGGCGATGTTCTGCGAGGAGTTCAATTCCATCCCGAGCATGACCCAGATATCCTCCGCTTCATCTGGGAGCCCCGTCGGCAGACGTGGCGGGATCGATGCGACTTCGACATCGATGAACGGCTGTCCGAGCTTCGGCCCACCCCAGAAGGACCGAAAATCCTGAAAAATTTCGCCAATCTGTGTAGGAAATTCTCTTCATGA
- a CDS encoding iron-containing alcohol dehydrogenase, giving the protein MKASFSFPTSILFGPGALLELPARLERLGMRQPLVVTDAGLIRTEAYRRFDEINRGRYPVFSGVQPNPAESDVEAAFAAYRDHRCDGVIALGGGSALDVGKVIRLRIKRPDKTLSEFDFNADWSGLPPCVTIPTTAGTGSEVGRSSVIILNGKKVVIFHPSLLASLAILDPELTVGLPPRLTAATGADALTHCIESFTSPVYHPLCDGIALEGIRIIHNALPRAVKNGADIEARGEMLVAAMMGGIAFQKDLGATHALAHPLSSLCGLHHGTANALCLPHVMAFNARRKPGLYRRVGIALDLPQPSDSAVIDRIRGLLEDIGLGGGLRAQGVQESQLDELADQAFADSCHLTNPVPVTREDLRKLYEQAM; this is encoded by the coding sequence ATGAAAGCATCGTTTTCTTTTCCCACATCGATTCTCTTCGGACCTGGCGCCCTACTGGAGCTTCCGGCGCGCCTGGAGCGCCTCGGGATGCGCCAGCCTCTTGTGGTTACTGACGCAGGCTTGATTCGAACGGAGGCCTATCGAAGATTCGACGAAATTAATCGGGGCCGCTATCCCGTGTTCAGCGGCGTTCAACCGAATCCCGCCGAATCCGATGTGGAGGCCGCTTTTGCCGCGTATCGGGACCATCGCTGTGACGGAGTGATTGCGCTCGGAGGCGGAAGTGCGCTCGATGTTGGGAAGGTGATACGATTGCGAATTAAGCGTCCCGACAAAACTCTCTCCGAATTCGATTTTAATGCGGATTGGAGCGGGCTTCCGCCGTGCGTGACCATTCCGACTACGGCAGGTACAGGCAGCGAGGTCGGCCGGAGTTCTGTGATCATCCTTAACGGCAAAAAGGTAGTCATCTTCCATCCTTCGCTGCTGGCCAGTCTGGCCATCCTGGACCCGGAACTGACTGTCGGTCTGCCGCCGCGGCTTACGGCAGCGACAGGCGCGGATGCTCTAACGCATTGCATCGAATCATTCACATCTCCGGTGTATCACCCCCTCTGCGATGGCATCGCGCTGGAAGGGATTCGAATCATCCACAACGCTCTTCCCCGCGCGGTGAAGAATGGCGCCGATATCGAGGCGCGAGGCGAAATGTTGGTGGCGGCGATGATGGGCGGGATTGCCTTCCAGAAGGATCTGGGCGCGACCCATGCCCTGGCGCATCCTCTCTCGAGCCTTTGCGGGCTGCACCACGGCACCGCCAACGCCCTTTGCCTGCCCCACGTGATGGCCTTCAACGCCCGGCGCAAACCCGGCCTGTACCGCCGAGTCGGGATCGCGCTGGATTTGCCCCAACCGTCCGACTCCGCGGTGATTGACCGCATCCGGGGCTTGCTGGAGGACATTGGGCTCGGCGGCGGGTTGCGCGCACAGGGCGTGCAGGAGAGCCAATTGGACGAGCTCGCGGACCAGGCTTTTGCCGATTCATGCCACCTGACCAATCCAGTACCGGTAACTCGAGAGGATCTTCGCAAACTCTATGAGCAAGCCATGTGA